From the genome of Streptacidiphilus rugosus AM-16, one region includes:
- a CDS encoding proton-conducting transporter transmembrane domain-containing protein has product MPSSDSLLLVLPVATPLACAAFYALPLPYRRRFGDWAGIITPAVTLTCAVLLVPRVTVHGPVRAAGHLLRADALTVWLLLVVGAVALIAVAASPTYLAAERTAERASERTARRYCLLVQGFLAAMTLGVLAENLGILWVAIEATTIVTAFLVGHRRTRTSVEAAWKYVVICSVGIALAFLGTVLIYYAARHAGLSEAAALDWPTLAANASRLDPDVTRIGIGLIVIGFGAKAGLIPLHAWLPDAHSQAPAPVSALMSGVLLSVAFSALLRYKTICDAALGPHYLRLLLTIAALLTLALAAAILLGQRDYKRMLAYSSMEHMSLIALGTAIGSRLAIAAVLLHIAGHGLAKSVAFCSAGQILAWQQTSRIGRLRALLVRAPGLGAAFGLAVIALLGMPPFSLFASEIAITRAGFTAAMGWPVTAALLLVLAAFAALAARTARMLLGTPQPGPGAATLPHRIGATAGFPLLAGLLACTALGVSTGPLTHLLDTAAALIGGH; this is encoded by the coding sequence ATGCCCTCTTCCGATTCGCTCCTGCTGGTCCTCCCGGTGGCCACGCCGCTGGCCTGCGCCGCCTTCTACGCCCTCCCGCTGCCCTACCGCCGCCGCTTCGGCGACTGGGCCGGGATCATCACGCCCGCCGTCACCCTCACCTGTGCCGTGTTGCTGGTGCCCCGCGTCACCGTGCACGGACCCGTGCGCGCGGCCGGGCATCTGCTGCGCGCGGACGCCCTGACGGTGTGGCTGCTGCTGGTCGTCGGCGCCGTCGCGCTGATCGCCGTGGCCGCCTCACCCACCTACCTGGCCGCCGAACGCACCGCGGAACGGGCCAGCGAGCGCACGGCCCGCCGCTACTGCCTCCTGGTGCAGGGGTTCCTGGCCGCGATGACGCTGGGGGTGCTGGCGGAGAACCTCGGCATCCTGTGGGTCGCGATCGAGGCCACCACCATCGTCACCGCGTTCCTGGTCGGCCACCGCCGCACCCGCACGAGTGTGGAGGCAGCCTGGAAGTACGTCGTCATCTGCTCCGTCGGCATTGCCCTCGCGTTCCTGGGCACCGTCCTGATCTACTACGCCGCCCGACACGCCGGCCTCTCCGAGGCCGCCGCCCTGGACTGGCCCACCCTGGCCGCGAACGCGTCCCGGCTGGACCCCGACGTCACACGGATCGGCATCGGACTGATCGTCATCGGCTTCGGCGCCAAAGCCGGACTCATCCCGCTGCACGCCTGGCTACCCGACGCCCACAGCCAGGCACCCGCCCCCGTCTCCGCCCTCATGTCCGGCGTCCTGCTCTCCGTCGCCTTCAGCGCACTGCTGCGCTACAAGACCATCTGCGACGCCGCCCTCGGCCCCCACTACCTGCGTCTGCTCCTGACGATCGCCGCCCTGCTCACCCTGGCGCTCGCGGCGGCGATCCTGCTCGGCCAGCGCGACTACAAACGCATGCTGGCCTATTCGAGCATGGAGCACATGAGCCTGATCGCGCTCGGCACCGCGATCGGCAGCCGGCTGGCGATCGCGGCGGTCCTGCTCCACATCGCCGGCCACGGTCTCGCGAAATCCGTGGCGTTCTGCTCCGCCGGACAGATCCTCGCCTGGCAGCAGACCAGCCGCATCGGCCGCCTGCGCGCGCTCCTGGTCCGAGCGCCAGGACTTGGCGCCGCCTTCGGCCTCGCCGTGATCGCGCTACTGGGGATGCCGCCGTTCAGCCTCTTCGCCTCCGAGATCGCCATCACCCGGGCCGGCTTCACCGCGGCGATGGGCTGGCCCGTCACCGCCGCCCTGCTGCTGGTTCTGGCCGCGTTCGCCGCCCTGGCCGCGCGCACCGCACGGATGCTCCTCGGCACCCCACAGCCAGGTCCCGGCGCCGCCACCCTCCCGCACCGCATCGGCGCCACCGCCGGATTCCCTCTGCTGGCAGGGCTGCTGGCCTGCACGGCACTCGGTGTCTCCACCGGCCCGCTGACCCA
- a CDS encoding respiratory chain complex I subunit 1 family protein, whose translation MSGFGVVALAAQLLLVVAGAPLLTGVMRQVRARMEGRAGAGVLQPWRDVRKLLRKEPITPAGSGPAFRTAPLVLVVTGLLVAALLPLAAVTTPAASHGDLIVVVALLALGTVTLALAGLDTGTAFGGMGASREMTIAALVEPTILLSVLALSIPAGSTGLATIVAGRIDEPARLASPSSLLALVALAVVTIAEAGRLPVDNPSTHLELTMVHEAMVLEYAGPDLALVEFGAQLRLTVLLGLLATLAVPWGIATTSSWPALLLALVLLAVKVTVLGAGLAAAEVFWAKVRLFRVPELLAGSFLLALLAVTASYFLSGA comes from the coding sequence TTGAGTGGTTTCGGCGTGGTCGCGCTGGCCGCGCAGCTGCTGCTGGTGGTGGCCGGTGCGCCGCTGCTGACCGGCGTCATGCGGCAGGTCCGTGCCCGGATGGAGGGGCGCGCCGGTGCCGGGGTCCTGCAGCCGTGGCGGGACGTGCGCAAGCTGCTGCGCAAGGAACCCATCACCCCGGCCGGCAGCGGGCCCGCGTTCCGCACCGCGCCGCTCGTCCTGGTCGTGACCGGTCTGCTCGTCGCGGCGCTGCTGCCTCTGGCGGCCGTCACGACCCCGGCTGCCTCGCACGGGGACCTGATCGTCGTCGTGGCGCTGCTGGCCCTGGGCACGGTCACCCTCGCGCTGGCCGGACTGGACACCGGTACCGCGTTCGGCGGCATGGGCGCCTCTCGCGAGATGACGATCGCCGCGCTGGTGGAGCCGACGATCCTGCTGTCGGTGCTCGCGTTGTCGATACCGGCCGGGTCCACCGGCCTGGCCACGATCGTCGCGGGCCGGATCGACGAGCCCGCCCGGCTCGCCTCCCCTTCCAGCCTCCTCGCCCTGGTCGCGCTGGCCGTGGTGACCATCGCTGAGGCGGGGCGCCTGCCGGTGGACAACCCGAGCACCCACCTGGAGCTGACGATGGTTCACGAGGCCATGGTGCTGGAGTACGCGGGCCCCGACCTGGCGCTGGTCGAGTTCGGCGCCCAGCTGCGGCTGACGGTGCTGCTTGGCCTGCTCGCCACCCTCGCCGTCCCCTGGGGGATCGCCACCACCAGCTCCTGGCCCGCCCTGCTCCTGGCGCTGGTGCTGCTGGCGGTCAAGGTGACCGTGCTCGGGGCGGGTCTGGCCGCGGCGGAGGTGTTCTGGGCCAAGGTGCGCTTGTTCCGTGTCCCGGAGCTGCTGGCCGGGTCGTTCCTGCTGGCGCTGCTGGCGGTCACCGCCTCCTACTTCCTGTCCGGAGCTTGA
- a CDS encoding proton-conducting transporter transmembrane domain-containing protein: MNTIATALAAAGLASLVGAAAGLGLSVTVRPLVAGTATALVGVGGLAAGGLAMAGRTWSAAFPHVLPLAGVRLRVDALSGLFMAVAGAVVVAVAVYGIGYARGGHGPVASRTAQALLPLFAATLVLVPASSSVSTFLLLWELMALTSLLLVLTEHGQRPTVRSAGVWYAVMTHLGLVLLLAGLALFAAKAGGESFAALRAGAHNLSPAARGLVFVLCFTAFASKAGAVPLHAWLPRAHPEAPSQVSALMSAAMVNLGVYGTVRVGFDLLGGGSRWWWLLVLLTGAVSAVFGILQATLATDLKRLLAYSTCENLGLVFVGVGAAGLFHAGGNPELAGLALAAALLHVVNHASFKALGFTAAGSVLRATGERNLDRLGGLRAKMPTTAGLFALAALGAVALPPGNGFVSEWLLLQSLIHGFSVPGLTTAIVLPLAVAAIALSAGLAAAAFVKALGVGFFARPRSPQATRATESPALMLAGMGLLAAASIALALVPGVLADGLARAVAASRLTSVQPLTGGELRLRLTDTSAAYSPLWIVAALLAGLVLAAGSVRAFKRRARRPAAKLWDCGGGQPTARMAYTATSFAEPLQRVFDDVLAPEQDLDVTHVRESAYLVERVRYTQRVPDRIEHRLYEPVLALFEAVGWRARRLAAGSVHVYLGYGFVGVIALLGVLTVLR, encoded by the coding sequence GTGAACACGATTGCCACCGCTTTGGCCGCCGCCGGTCTGGCTTCCCTCGTGGGCGCGGCAGCGGGTCTGGGCTTGTCCGTGACGGTGCGCCCGCTGGTCGCGGGCACCGCAACCGCCCTGGTCGGCGTGGGCGGGCTGGCGGCGGGAGGCTTGGCGATGGCGGGCCGGACCTGGTCGGCGGCCTTCCCGCACGTACTGCCGCTGGCCGGGGTGCGGCTGCGGGTGGACGCCCTGTCGGGGCTGTTCATGGCCGTGGCCGGCGCAGTGGTCGTCGCGGTCGCGGTGTACGGGATCGGCTACGCGCGCGGCGGGCACGGCCCGGTCGCCTCCCGCACGGCGCAGGCGTTGCTGCCACTGTTCGCCGCCACCCTCGTGCTGGTCCCGGCGTCGTCGTCGGTGTCCACGTTCCTGCTGCTGTGGGAGCTCATGGCGCTCACGTCGCTGCTCCTGGTCCTGACCGAGCACGGGCAGCGTCCGACCGTTCGGTCGGCTGGGGTCTGGTACGCGGTGATGACCCACCTCGGCCTGGTCCTTCTGCTGGCGGGGCTCGCGCTGTTCGCTGCGAAGGCCGGGGGCGAGAGCTTCGCCGCGCTGCGGGCGGGAGCACACAACCTGTCGCCAGCGGCGCGGGGGCTGGTGTTCGTGCTGTGCTTCACGGCGTTCGCCTCCAAGGCAGGGGCCGTACCGCTGCACGCCTGGCTCCCGCGCGCTCACCCCGAAGCACCCAGCCAGGTCTCCGCCTTGATGAGCGCCGCGATGGTCAACCTCGGCGTGTACGGGACCGTGCGGGTCGGCTTCGACCTTCTCGGTGGCGGGTCGCGCTGGTGGTGGCTGCTGGTGCTTCTGACCGGCGCGGTCTCGGCGGTGTTCGGGATCTTGCAGGCCACCCTCGCGACCGACCTCAAGCGGCTGCTGGCCTACTCGACCTGCGAGAACCTCGGACTCGTTTTCGTCGGCGTCGGCGCCGCAGGGCTCTTCCACGCCGGCGGAAACCCGGAACTCGCGGGCCTGGCCCTGGCGGCTGCGCTGCTGCACGTGGTCAACCATGCCTCCTTCAAAGCTCTCGGGTTCACCGCGGCCGGGTCGGTGCTGCGTGCGACCGGGGAGCGGAACCTGGACCGGCTCGGCGGGCTGCGCGCCAAGATGCCCACCACCGCTGGCCTGTTCGCTCTCGCGGCGCTGGGGGCGGTGGCGCTGCCGCCAGGCAACGGCTTCGTCAGCGAATGGCTGCTGCTCCAATCCCTCATCCACGGCTTCTCGGTTCCCGGCCTGACCACCGCGATCGTGCTCCCGCTCGCCGTCGCGGCGATCGCCCTGTCCGCCGGGCTGGCCGCCGCGGCGTTCGTCAAAGCCCTCGGTGTCGGCTTCTTCGCCCGCCCCCGCAGCCCCCAAGCGACCAGAGCGACCGAGAGCCCGGCGCTGATGCTCGCCGGGATGGGCCTGCTGGCCGCCGCCAGCATCGCCTTGGCCCTGGTACCGGGCGTCCTGGCCGACGGCCTGGCCCGCGCCGTCGCCGCCTCCCGCCTGACGAGCGTTCAGCCCTTGACCGGCGGTGAGCTGCGGCTGCGGCTGACCGACACGTCCGCTGCCTACTCCCCGTTGTGGATCGTTGCGGCGCTGCTGGCCGGGCTTGTCCTGGCGGCTGGAAGCGTGCGGGCATTCAAGCGGCGGGCCAGGCGGCCTGCGGCGAAGCTGTGGGACTGCGGCGGCGGCCAGCCCACCGCGCGGATGGCGTACACCGCGACCTCGTTCGCCGAACCCCTGCAACGGGTCTTCGACGACGTCCTGGCCCCCGAACAGGACCTCGATGTCACCCACGTGCGCGAGTCGGCCTACCTGGTCGAGCGGGTGCGCTACACCCAGCGGGTCCCGGACCGGATCGAGCACCGACTCTACGAGCCCGTCCTCGCTCTGTTCGAGGCGGTCGGCTGGCGGGCGCGGAGGCTGGCGGCGGGCAGCGTGCACGTGTACCTGGGCTACGGCTTCGTCGGCGTCATCGCCCTCCTGGGCGTGCTGACGGTGCTCAGGTGA
- a CDS encoding NADH-quinone oxidoreductase subunit B family protein, whose product MPAAARELGGSAQVRCVDAGSCNACEIEIGMAFNPVYDAERYGARLVASPRHADVLLVTGPVTRNMAAPLKATVAAAAEPRLVVAVGDCALGCGEFTGGYGLISETGAVEDLVRVDVRIPGCPPEPAAIVAGLRQVTGR is encoded by the coding sequence ATGCCTGCGGCGGCGCGGGAGCTGGGCGGCTCCGCGCAGGTGCGCTGCGTGGACGCGGGCTCGTGCAACGCCTGCGAGATCGAGATCGGCATGGCCTTCAACCCGGTCTACGACGCCGAGCGCTACGGTGCCCGCCTGGTGGCCTCCCCGCGGCACGCGGACGTGTTGCTGGTGACCGGCCCGGTGACCCGCAACATGGCCGCACCGCTGAAGGCGACCGTCGCCGCCGCGGCCGAGCCGCGCCTGGTGGTTGCGGTCGGGGACTGCGCGCTGGGATGCGGGGAGTTCACCGGCGGATACGGACTCATCAGCGAGACCGGGGCGGTCGAGGACCTCGTTCGGGTGGATGTGAGGATCCCCGGCTGCCCGCCCGAACCGGCCGCGATCGTCGCCGGACTGCGACAGGTGACCGGACGGTGA
- a CDS encoding ArsR/SmtB family transcription factor yields MPVPLYQAKAEFFRMLGHPVRIRVLELLQDGPMPVRDLLASIEVERSNLSQQLAVLRRSGIVTSVREADTVVYSLAGPDVAELLRAARRILTDLIAGQQDLLAELREADTAGATAP; encoded by the coding sequence ATGCCGGTTCCCCTGTATCAGGCCAAGGCGGAGTTCTTCCGCATGCTCGGCCACCCCGTCCGCATCCGCGTGCTCGAGCTGCTGCAGGACGGACCGATGCCCGTGCGCGACCTGCTCGCCAGCATCGAGGTCGAACGCTCCAACCTGTCCCAGCAGCTCGCCGTCCTGCGCCGCTCCGGCATCGTCACCTCGGTGCGCGAGGCCGACACCGTCGTGTACTCCCTCGCGGGGCCCGACGTGGCCGAACTGCTGCGGGCAGCACGCCGGATCCTGACCGACCTGATCGCCGGCCAGCAGGACCTTCTGGCAGAACTGCGCGAGGCCGACACAGCCGGAGCGACCGCCCCGTGA
- a CDS encoding SulP family inorganic anion transporter, whose amino-acid sequence MGRSPRKDLIAGLTVAIVALPLALGFGISSGMGAQAGLVTAVVAGALAAVFGGSNLQVSGPTGAMTVVLVPIVHTYGANGVLTVGLIAGGLLVLLALLRAGRWMAYLPVSVIEGFTLGIAAVIGLQQVPNALGVHAPVGANPAVVAARAVGDFAAHPHWATIGVALAVAAVMLAGARLRPAVPFSLLAVVAATLAVAGLSLPVTTIGTLPSGLPAPSFGFFQAGHLGALLPSALAVAALAALESLMSASAADAMSVSEQHDSNRELFGQGLANLAAPLFGGVATTGAIARTAVNVRTGATSRLAALVHAGVLAVIVFATAPLVAHIPIAALAGVLIATAVQMVEVGSLKALARSSRGEALILALTAAATLAFTLTTAVIVGMLTAGILALRQVARAARLEQVPLHADLPPADHHGEEQELLAEHIVAYRIDGPLLFAAAHRFLLELTDVADVRVVILRMSRISALDASGAKVLGDAIDKLTARGILVLVSGVRENHLNRLDALGALDTLHENGRIFPSTPEAIAHARAHLGAVGLISHLPPAGELTGAKR is encoded by the coding sequence ATGGGGCGCTCGCCGCGCAAGGACCTGATCGCCGGCCTGACCGTGGCGATCGTCGCCCTGCCGCTCGCGCTCGGCTTCGGGATCTCCTCCGGCATGGGCGCCCAGGCCGGCCTGGTCACCGCCGTCGTCGCAGGCGCTCTGGCAGCGGTATTCGGCGGCTCCAACCTCCAGGTCTCCGGACCCACCGGCGCCATGACCGTCGTCCTGGTCCCCATCGTGCACACCTACGGTGCGAACGGCGTCCTGACCGTCGGCCTGATCGCCGGCGGACTCCTGGTCCTCCTCGCATTGCTGCGCGCGGGCCGCTGGATGGCCTACCTCCCGGTCTCGGTGATCGAGGGCTTCACCCTCGGCATCGCCGCCGTGATCGGCCTGCAGCAGGTCCCAAACGCGCTCGGCGTCCACGCCCCCGTCGGCGCGAACCCCGCCGTCGTCGCTGCCAGGGCGGTGGGCGACTTCGCCGCGCACCCGCACTGGGCCACCATCGGGGTCGCCCTCGCCGTGGCCGCGGTGATGCTGGCCGGCGCGCGCCTGCGACCCGCAGTGCCGTTCTCGCTGCTGGCCGTGGTCGCCGCCACCTTGGCAGTCGCCGGCCTCTCCCTGCCGGTGACGACGATCGGCACGCTGCCATCCGGGCTCCCCGCCCCGTCGTTCGGGTTCTTCCAGGCCGGGCACCTGGGCGCGCTGCTGCCCTCCGCCCTGGCGGTCGCGGCGCTGGCGGCCTTGGAGTCGCTCATGTCGGCGTCTGCCGCCGACGCCATGAGCGTCTCGGAGCAGCACGACTCCAACCGGGAACTGTTCGGACAGGGCCTGGCCAACCTCGCCGCGCCGCTGTTCGGCGGCGTCGCCACGACCGGCGCGATCGCCCGCACCGCCGTCAACGTCCGCACCGGCGCCACCTCGCGCCTGGCGGCACTCGTGCACGCCGGCGTGCTGGCAGTGATCGTGTTCGCCACCGCCCCGCTGGTCGCCCACATCCCCATCGCCGCCCTGGCCGGGGTGCTGATCGCCACCGCGGTGCAGATGGTCGAGGTCGGCTCCCTCAAGGCGCTCGCCCGCTCCAGCCGCGGCGAAGCCCTCATACTCGCCCTCACTGCCGCAGCCACACTCGCGTTCACCCTCACCACCGCGGTGATCGTCGGGATGCTCACCGCCGGGATTCTGGCCCTGCGCCAGGTCGCCCGCGCGGCGCGCCTGGAGCAGGTGCCGCTCCACGCCGACCTTCCCCCGGCCGATCACCACGGCGAAGAGCAGGAGCTGCTGGCGGAGCACATCGTCGCCTACCGGATCGACGGACCGCTGCTGTTCGCCGCCGCCCACCGCTTCCTGCTGGAACTCACCGACGTCGCCGACGTCCGTGTGGTGATCCTGCGCATGTCCCGCATCTCGGCCCTGGACGCCTCCGGCGCGAAGGTCCTGGGCGACGCCATCGACAAGCTGACCGCCCGCGGCATCCTCGTCCTGGTCTCCGGCGTGCGCGAGAACCACCTGAACCGCCTCGACGCCCTCGGTGCACTCGACACCCTGCACGAGAACGGACGGATCTTCCCCTCCACCCCCGAGGCGATCGCCCACGCCCGCGCCCACCTCGGCGCCGTCGGACTGATCTCGCATCTGCCCCCGGCGGGCGAACTCACAGGAGCGAAGCGATGA
- a CDS encoding pyridoxamine 5'-phosphate oxidase family protein: MTTDTNSTQVHLAPLTRMEALYLLAGMRVGLLVCAEQGMTVERPGFHTVTGSELLVRTALGAQTAARLDEGPPVTYRAEALDGVTLKGWYATVTGTAEPVTDPDERHHYLATLPGFAASHGNQLLRIRPHLITGHRFQNLTTR, translated from the coding sequence ATGACCACGGACACCAACAGCACCCAGGTCCACCTCGCGCCGCTGACCCGCATGGAGGCCCTCTACCTCCTCGCGGGGATGCGAGTCGGACTACTGGTCTGCGCCGAGCAGGGCATGACGGTGGAGCGACCCGGCTTCCACACCGTCACCGGCAGCGAGCTGCTCGTGCGCACCGCGCTCGGCGCGCAGACCGCCGCCCGCCTGGACGAGGGCCCGCCGGTCACCTACCGGGCGGAGGCCCTGGACGGCGTCACGCTCAAGGGCTGGTACGCCACCGTCACCGGCACCGCCGAACCGGTCACCGACCCGGACGAGCGCCACCACTACCTCGCCACCCTGCCGGGCTTCGCCGCCTCGCACGGCAACCAGCTGCTGCGGATACGCCCGCACCTGATCACCGGCCACCGCTTCCAGAACCTCACCACCCGCTGA
- a CDS encoding ATP-binding protein codes for MTSPWGPRRRWHPIPAEPEPDTPRGGFKKHTVTLPVTAASVTLARRTAQMAFTTFGLAPSASLLDAALLITTELVANAVRHATASGHLNLTLALSSHELTIAVHDEDPALPPWPPTIRHGPARRGLTVVADLVAGHDGRLDLQPDYAAPGKTIRVVLPRTT; via the coding sequence ATGACGTCGCCCTGGGGGCCTCGCCGCCGGTGGCACCCCATCCCGGCCGAACCGGAGCCAGACACCCCCCGGGGCGGGTTCAAGAAGCACACGGTCACGCTGCCGGTCACCGCGGCCTCGGTCACCCTGGCGCGCCGCACCGCCCAGATGGCGTTCACCACCTTCGGCCTCGCCCCCTCGGCCAGCCTACTGGACGCCGCACTGCTGATCACCACCGAGCTGGTCGCCAACGCCGTCCGCCACGCCACCGCGTCCGGACACCTGAACCTCACCTTGGCCTTGAGCAGCCACGAGCTGACCATCGCCGTGCACGACGAGGACCCGGCACTGCCCCCATGGCCGCCCACCATCCGTCACGGCCCGGCCCGCCGCGGCCTGACCGTCGTGGCCGACCTCGTCGCCGGACACGACGGACGCCTGGACCTGCAGCCCGACTACGCCGCGCCCGGCAAGACGATCCGCGTCGTCCTGCCCCGCACCACCTGA
- a CDS encoding DUF6126 family protein produces the protein MSDHTTALPVHEPEDDGSEGGGRRANRGVWIRAFIYVIGFHIFAGFVMLMFYVGSHRH, from the coding sequence GTGTCCGACCACACCACAGCCCTGCCCGTGCACGAGCCGGAGGACGACGGCTCCGAGGGCGGCGGCCGCCGTGCCAACCGGGGCGTGTGGATCCGCGCGTTCATCTACGTCATCGGGTTCCACATCTTCGCCGGCTTCGTGATGCTCATGTTCTACGTCGGCAGCCACCGCCACTAA
- a CDS encoding STAS domain-containing protein, with translation MTIQWHLTTGPHVDVLQISGYLGDDAVTRFNGAIGWAFARGEQTLLLDCTRLKGWSPAGRDAITTAAQSLARQQRALELITPPTSVEGIRAHTDLDAALAHHQATAGEQTPDREQTPDAWHSTRWDTDTAP, from the coding sequence ATGACCATCCAGTGGCACCTGACCACCGGCCCGCACGTCGACGTCCTGCAGATCAGCGGCTACCTCGGCGACGACGCCGTCACCCGCTTCAACGGCGCGATCGGATGGGCCTTCGCCCGCGGCGAGCAGACCCTGCTCCTGGACTGCACCCGCCTCAAGGGCTGGTCCCCCGCAGGGCGGGACGCCATCACCACCGCCGCCCAGAGCCTGGCCCGCCAACAGCGCGCCCTGGAACTGATCACACCACCCACCTCCGTCGAGGGCATCCGAGCCCACACCGACCTCGACGCCGCCCTCGCCCACCACCAGGCCACGGCCGGAGAGCAGACCCCCGACCGCGAGCAGACCCCCGACGCCTGGCACAGCACCCGCTGGGACACCGACACCGCCCCGTGA
- a CDS encoding pyridoxamine 5'-phosphate oxidase family protein has protein sequence MDDSDRQSTGQPRAMRPLDPAEAMGLLGSVGLGRVVFTRDALPAIRPVNHLVEDGDIIIRTHDGAALTTATGADQGGVVVAYEADQIDPDTHTGWSVIVTGYAHRVTDPAENERYRTLLRPWVDRATDCAVRIHPELITGFQLTGTPPFPTA, from the coding sequence ATGGATGACAGCGACCGGCAGAGCACCGGACAGCCGCGTGCGATGCGCCCCCTCGACCCCGCGGAGGCGATGGGCCTGCTCGGCAGCGTCGGTTTGGGCCGCGTGGTCTTCACCCGCGACGCCCTTCCCGCGATCCGGCCGGTCAACCACCTCGTCGAGGACGGCGACATCATCATCCGCACTCACGACGGCGCCGCGCTGACCACCGCCACCGGAGCCGACCAGGGCGGCGTCGTGGTCGCCTACGAAGCCGACCAGATCGACCCCGACACCCACACCGGCTGGAGCGTCATCGTCACCGGCTACGCCCACCGGGTCACCGACCCCGCCGAGAACGAGCGCTACCGCACGCTGCTGCGCCCCTGGGTCGACCGGGCGACAGACTGCGCCGTCCGCATCCACCCGGAACTGATCACCGGCTTCCAGCTCACCGGGACCCCGCCCTTCCCCACCGCCTGA
- a CDS encoding carboxymuconolactone decarboxylase family protein, which translates to MPAALGAGPRLAGCAGVCPGRGHAGSCLDSGAGHGNHGCALVVRSWCGRARPDASGLSREVTVIVTAVPNRGDIEADIKETLGLVPHFFQRIPTELLGPEWEIFKRIELGETLIPNKYKELIGVGLHAETKCHYCSLFHTEAAKLFGATEEEIQEAVHYAKASLGWSAYINGMQEDYDQFKAELGQVVDYVKSKG; encoded by the coding sequence TTGCCGGCTGCTCTTGGCGCGGGGCCTCGACTGGCGGGGTGTGCCGGAGTCTGCCCGGGGCGCGGGCATGCCGGGTCGTGCCTAGACTCGGGAGCGGGGCACGGGAATCACGGGTGTGCCCTCGTCGTCCGCAGTTGGTGCGGGCGGGCCCGCCCGGACGCCTCGGGCCTCTCGAGGGAGGTCACCGTCATAGTCACGGCCGTCCCGAATCGCGGGGACATCGAAGCCGACATCAAGGAGACGCTGGGCCTGGTCCCGCACTTCTTCCAGCGGATCCCCACCGAGCTTCTGGGCCCGGAGTGGGAGATCTTCAAGCGGATTGAGCTCGGCGAGACGCTCATCCCGAACAAGTACAAGGAACTCATCGGGGTGGGGCTGCACGCGGAGACCAAGTGCCACTACTGCAGTCTCTTCCACACCGAGGCCGCCAAGCTGTTCGGTGCCACCGAGGAGGAGATCCAGGAAGCCGTGCACTACGCCAAGGCCAGCCTGGGCTGGAGCGCCTACATCAACGGCATGCAGGAGGACTACGACCAGTTCAAGGCCGAGCTCGGCCAGGTCGTGGACTACGTGAAGTCGAAGGGCTGA
- a CDS encoding GlxA family transcriptional regulator codes for MPQPHRVVIVAFPGIELLDATGPAEVFSVASRVAGDGRPGYLVRIATADGGPVTTSSSVRLMADLARDDVTGPIDTLLVAGAIKLVDDGVEPVIDHEVTAWLRRAAPQARRIGSICAGAHLLAAAGLLEGRPATTHWLTAARLAADHPSVRVDSDPIFIRDGRVWTCAGVTSGMDMALAMVAEDHGQDLALATARMMVMYVKRSGGQSQFSVPLSVQGSEDDRIDELRRWIAEHLTADLSLEALAARTHLSVRHFTRLFHQRTSTTPAAYVEAARLEAARRLLEDSDRSLPEVAAASGLGSVETLHRVFRRRLGTTPAEYRRRF; via the coding sequence ATGCCCCAACCGCACCGCGTCGTGATCGTTGCCTTCCCTGGCATCGAGCTGCTGGACGCCACCGGACCGGCCGAGGTGTTCTCCGTCGCCTCCCGGGTCGCCGGAGACGGCAGGCCCGGCTACCTCGTGCGGATCGCGACGGCCGACGGCGGCCCGGTGACCACCTCCAGCAGCGTGCGGCTCATGGCCGACCTGGCCCGCGACGACGTGACCGGCCCGATCGACACCCTGCTGGTGGCGGGGGCGATCAAGCTCGTCGACGACGGCGTGGAGCCGGTGATCGACCACGAGGTCACCGCCTGGCTGCGCCGCGCGGCGCCCCAGGCCCGGCGGATCGGATCGATCTGCGCGGGGGCGCACCTGCTGGCCGCCGCCGGGCTGCTGGAGGGCCGGCCAGCCACCACGCACTGGCTCACCGCGGCCAGGCTGGCCGCCGACCACCCAAGCGTCCGGGTCGATTCCGATCCGATTTTCATCCGGGACGGGCGGGTGTGGACCTGCGCCGGCGTCACCTCGGGGATGGACATGGCACTGGCCATGGTCGCCGAGGACCACGGTCAGGATCTCGCGCTCGCGACGGCCCGGATGATGGTGATGTACGTCAAACGCTCCGGCGGGCAGAGCCAGTTCAGCGTGCCGCTGTCCGTCCAGGGATCCGAGGACGACCGGATCGACGAGCTGCGCAGGTGGATCGCCGAACATCTCACCGCAGACCTTTCCCTCGAAGCCCTCGCGGCCCGTACGCACCTGAGCGTGCGCCACTTCACCCGGCTGTTCCACCAGCGCACCTCCACGACACCGGCCGCCTACGTGGAGGCGGCCAGGCTGGAGGCCGCCCGGCGACTGCTCGAGGACAGCGACCGCAGTCTGCCCGAGGTCGCCGCCGCCAGTGGCCTGGGCTCCGTGGAGACGCTGCACCGCGTCTTCCGGCGACGGCTGGGCACCACCCCGGCCGAGTACCGCCGCCGCTTCTGA